The following proteins are encoded in a genomic region of Herminiimonas arsenicoxydans:
- a CDS encoding conserved hypothetical protein, putative membrane protein (Evidence 4 : Homologs of previously reported genes of unknown function), whose translation MRPVLKAFGRALLSQLHIRMLLLSVLPFVLSIAVWGIVLWLYLQSMIDTLQNYFVENDGFRVTNEMLLWLGMGALKTVVVPLIAMWILLPLMILTALIFVGMMAMPVIAKHVGSRQYQELETRKGGTFFGSLWMSTSSFTIFLVLWLVTLPLSLIPPLTFVIQPLLWGWLTYRVMAYDALADHADPEERKLILRMHRWQLLAIGAITGAMGAAPTLLWLGGAFSVIFFPVLAAGAIWLYVLVFIFSGLWFQHYCMDALRRHRAAHVPPAAVEPILIEDAKLID comes from the coding sequence ATGCGCCCGGTATTGAAAGCATTCGGACGAGCCTTGTTATCCCAGTTGCACATCAGGATGCTGTTGTTGAGCGTGCTGCCTTTCGTGCTGTCGATCGCCGTCTGGGGCATCGTCTTGTGGCTGTATCTGCAAAGCATGATTGATACGCTGCAAAATTATTTTGTCGAAAACGATGGCTTTCGGGTGACCAACGAGATGCTGTTATGGCTGGGCATGGGCGCACTGAAGACGGTTGTGGTGCCCTTGATCGCGATGTGGATACTGTTGCCGCTGATGATACTGACGGCATTGATTTTCGTGGGCATGATGGCGATGCCAGTGATTGCGAAGCACGTCGGCAGCCGGCAATACCAGGAACTGGAAACGCGCAAAGGCGGCACCTTCTTTGGCAGCTTGTGGATGTCGACCTCATCGTTCACGATTTTCCTGGTGTTGTGGCTGGTGACTTTGCCGCTCTCGCTGATCCCGCCTCTGACTTTCGTGATCCAGCCTCTGCTGTGGGGCTGGCTGACCTATCGTGTGATGGCTTACGATGCGCTGGCCGATCATGCCGACCCCGAGGAACGCAAGCTTATTCTGCGCATGCATCGCTGGCAGTTGCTGGCCATTGGTGCGATTACCGGCGCAATGGGCGCTGCGCCTACTCTGTTATGGCTGGGCGGTGCCTTCTCGGTGATATTTTTTCCGGTACTGGCAGCCGGCGCGATCTGGTTGTATGTATTGGTATTCATCTTCAGCGGCCTGTGGTTCCAGCATTACTGCATGGACGCCCTGAGACGTCATCGCGCTGCCCATGTGCCGCCAGCCGCTGTCGAGCCGATACTGATTGAAGATGCAAAGTTGATCGACTAG
- the phaP gene encoding Granule-associated protein Phasin (Evidence 2a : Function of homologous gene experimentally demonstrated in an other organism; PubMedId : 11244085, 10218591; Product type s : structure) encodes MFAIPEQFSTATKNQFEAQLAILNSFASTAFDSVQKIVDLNLNVVKSSLQESSAAAQQLISAKDPQEFFSLSAAQAQPTAEKALAYSRHLVGITTSTQAEFAKAAETQIAETNRKVLSLVEELSKNAPAGSENAIALIKSAIGNANAGYEQLSKTTKHAVETLEGNLNAAASQFASAAEKTTARARKAA; translated from the coding sequence ATGTTTGCCATTCCAGAACAATTTTCAACCGCCACCAAAAATCAGTTTGAAGCGCAACTCGCCATCCTGAATTCCTTCGCCAGCACCGCGTTCGACAGTGTGCAAAAAATCGTCGACCTGAATCTGAATGTCGTCAAATCCTCGCTGCAGGAATCAAGCGCCGCTGCACAGCAGTTGATCAGCGCAAAAGATCCGCAGGAATTCTTTTCCCTGAGCGCTGCGCAAGCACAGCCAACTGCAGAAAAAGCCCTGGCCTACAGCCGTCATCTGGTCGGCATCACCACCAGCACGCAGGCAGAATTTGCCAAGGCGGCAGAAACGCAAATCGCCGAAACCAATCGCAAGGTGCTGTCACTGGTCGAAGAGTTGAGCAAGAATGCACCGGCCGGCTCGGAAAATGCCATTGCGCTCATCAAATCCGCCATCGGCAATGCCAATGCAGGTTACGAACAACTGTCCAAAACCACCAAGCATGCCGTGGAAACGCTGGAAGGCAATTTGAACGCTGCCGCCAGCCAGTTTGCCAGTGCCGCAGAAAAAACCACCGCACGCGCGCGTAAGGCTGCTTAA
- a CDS encoding putative glyoxylate reductase (Glycolate reductase) (Evidence 3 : Function proposed based on presence of conserved amino acid motif, structural feature or limited homology; Product type pe : putative enzyme) — translation MKQKILVARATFPDVIERLQQQFEVESNQEDRIFSPAELHEKMQGKDGVIITSSEKLSGEVITANPQLKAICNVAVGYNNIDVAAATKAGIMVTNTPDVLNETTADYAWTLLMANARRTSESEHYLRAGKWKNWRFDQFLGADVHGATLGILGMGRIGQAIARRSMGFDMQVIYHNRSRLTPDQEAHANNARYVSKEELLRTADHLILVLPYSEQTHHIIGAAELALMKPTATLVNIARGGIVDDVALIAALREHRIASAGLDVYENEPALHPDFLTLSNVVLTPHIGSASEKTRRAMSDCASLNMVAALSGQRPPNLLNPEVQAKK, via the coding sequence ATGAAGCAGAAAATACTCGTAGCGCGTGCAACTTTTCCTGATGTAATCGAGCGTTTGCAACAGCAGTTCGAAGTCGAATCGAATCAGGAAGACAGGATTTTTTCGCCCGCCGAGCTGCATGAAAAGATGCAGGGAAAAGATGGGGTGATCATCACCAGCAGTGAAAAACTGTCGGGCGAAGTGATTACTGCCAATCCGCAACTGAAGGCGATCTGCAATGTGGCAGTCGGCTATAACAATATCGATGTGGCGGCGGCAACCAAGGCTGGCATCATGGTGACCAACACACCCGATGTGTTGAACGAGACGACTGCTGATTATGCGTGGACGCTGCTGATGGCGAATGCGCGCCGTACTTCAGAATCTGAACACTATCTACGCGCCGGAAAATGGAAAAACTGGCGTTTCGATCAGTTTCTCGGCGCCGATGTTCATGGCGCGACGCTAGGCATACTTGGCATGGGCCGTATCGGGCAGGCAATCGCACGTCGTTCCATGGGTTTCGACATGCAGGTGATTTATCACAATCGCAGCCGCCTGACACCGGACCAGGAAGCACATGCCAACAATGCGCGTTATGTCAGCAAGGAAGAATTGCTGCGTACGGCGGATCATCTGATTCTGGTGTTGCCGTATTCGGAGCAAACGCATCACATCATCGGTGCGGCCGAACTGGCGCTGATGAAACCGACCGCGACGCTGGTGAATATCGCGCGCGGCGGAATCGTCGATGACGTCGCCTTGATCGCGGCTCTGCGCGAACACCGGATTGCCTCGGCCGGACTGGATGTATATGAAAACGAACCGGCCTTGCATCCGGATTTTCTGACGCTGTCCAACGTCGTGCTGACGCCGCATATCGGCAGCGCATCGGAAAAAACCCGGCGCGCCATGTCGGATTGTGCCTCTCTCAATATGGTCGCGGCATTGAGCGGCCAGCGCCCACCGAATTTACTCAACCCTGAAGTTCAAGCGAAGAAATAA
- a CDS encoding putative Fe(3+)-transporting ATPase (Evidence 3 : Function proposed based on presence of conserved amino acid motif, structural feature or limited homology; PubMedId : 8416922; Product type pt : putative transporter), with protein MSAIHALPSHLAPHLSLESIRVGYRLGQQMHEIVHSLSFALQRGQIGCLLGQSGCGKTTVLRAIAGFEPLTEGSITLGGKEISNAHFTATPETRQIGVVFQDYALFPHLSVADNVGFGLRKLAAPERQARIAALLTLVGLASQGKKFPHELSGGQQQRVALARALAPQPDLLLLDEPFSNLDVDLRERLASEVRDILKEVGTTAVLVTHDQHEAFAIADQIGVMQDGVIVQWDSAYNLYHRPANRFVADFIGLGVFTPGIIDQQTQNVNIELGSLPLCHGMETCDPNAPDGQQVDVLLRADDVVHDDTSPLQAEVVRKAFRGADFLYTLKLPSGQLLLALVPSHHDHALGERIGIRLEADHVVTFTKENEAPGMSG; from the coding sequence ATGTCAGCAATACACGCTTTGCCGTCACATCTGGCACCACATCTGTCACTGGAATCGATCCGGGTCGGTTACCGGCTTGGTCAGCAGATGCATGAGATTGTGCACAGCCTGTCATTTGCATTGCAGCGCGGGCAGATCGGCTGCCTGCTGGGGCAATCCGGTTGCGGCAAAACCACCGTGTTGCGCGCCATTGCCGGTTTTGAACCCCTGACAGAAGGCAGCATTACTCTGGGTGGCAAGGAGATCAGCAATGCGCATTTCACCGCGACACCGGAAACCCGTCAGATCGGCGTCGTCTTCCAAGATTACGCGCTGTTTCCGCATTTGTCGGTCGCAGACAATGTCGGTTTCGGACTGCGCAAACTAGCGGCCCCGGAACGGCAGGCGCGCATCGCCGCATTGCTGACGCTGGTCGGACTGGCATCGCAAGGGAAAAAATTTCCGCATGAATTATCCGGCGGACAGCAGCAGCGCGTCGCCCTCGCGCGGGCGCTGGCGCCACAACCGGATCTGCTGTTGCTGGATGAACCATTTTCCAACCTCGATGTGGATTTGCGCGAACGACTGGCCAGCGAAGTACGCGACATTCTGAAAGAAGTCGGCACCACTGCCGTGCTGGTCACGCACGATCAGCATGAAGCATTTGCGATTGCAGATCAGATCGGCGTGATGCAGGACGGCGTCATCGTCCAATGGGACTCTGCCTACAATCTGTATCACCGCCCCGCCAATCGTTTTGTCGCCGACTTTATCGGCCTCGGTGTGTTCACCCCCGGCATCATCGATCAGCAGACACAGAACGTAAACATCGAACTAGGTTCGCTACCGCTGTGTCACGGTATGGAAACATGCGATCCGAACGCACCGGATGGGCAGCAGGTGGATGTCTTGCTGCGCGCCGATGACGTCGTGCATGACGATACCAGCCCGCTGCAGGCGGAAGTCGTGCGCAAGGCCTTTCGCGGTGCAGATTTCCTGTACACGCTGAAGCTGCCTAGCGGCCAGCTGCTGCTGGCGCTGGTGCCCTCGCATCACGATCATGCGCTGGGAGAACGCATAGGCATACGACTGGAAGCCGATCATGTGGTGACATTTACCAAGGAAAATGAAGCGCCCGGCATGTCCGGCTAG
- a CDS encoding conserved hypothetical protein (Evidence 4 : Homologs of previously reported genes of unknown function), whose translation MADISIKQEHQLPLSKAKEAAQQVADRMATEFDMATQWEGDVLSFKRSGVAGTLALREKEAQIDITLDFLFKAFAGTLKEKVERNMRKYFAEAA comes from the coding sequence ATGGCCGATATCAGTATCAAGCAGGAGCACCAACTGCCTTTGTCCAAGGCAAAAGAGGCAGCACAACAAGTGGCGGACAGAATGGCGACCGAATTCGACATGGCGACGCAGTGGGAGGGCGATGTTTTGTCGTTCAAGCGCAGTGGCGTAGCCGGCACGCTGGCATTGCGGGAAAAAGAAGCGCAGATCGATATCACGCTGGATTTTCTGTTCAAGGCCTTTGCCGGTACATTGAAAGAGAAAGTGGAGCGCAACATGAGGAAGTATTTTGCCGAAGCAGCCTGA
- a CDS encoding putative ABC-type transport system, permease component (Evidence 3 : Function proposed based on presence of conserved amino acid motif, structural feature or limited homology; Product type pt : putative transporter), which yields MSRMLSAPDARYQGGGLHPLLLASLAIALLVGVPIAGVLSNLFSHAELNASASTFSHLWATVLPEYIVNSAIIAVIVAVLTATIGIGCAWLVAVFDFPGKKFFEWALILPLAMPAYVVAYAYTDFLQFTGPLQTGLRTQFGWQGGDYWFPQIRSVGGAGLLFALVLYPYVYLLVRNAFIERSPRMWDAARTLGAGPWQAFLQVSLPLARPAAAAGIALALMETLADYGAVAYFGVPTLTTGIYKSWYIFSDRTAAAQIAAVLLMVVMGLMLLEQKSRGRARYYAVGGRSTAQAATVLTGRHAWGASLFCALPVLFGFFVPLIILLRLLLNEDALSFGTRYIGWLENTIVLGGITALIAVVICVLMAYAARVTKSRAQAICNRIVSMGYAIPGAVIAVGILIPLSYIDAWNSEHGIALVLSGSVVALVYAYLVRFLAVSFQSVQAGLTKITPAMDASARSLGHGIGSMLRHIHVPLLWRSVLTAGLLVFVDVVKELPATLTIRPFNFDTLAVITHQLASDERLGEAALPALTIVLIAIVPVVILARAIARTRP from the coding sequence ATGTCCAGAATGCTCTCCGCGCCTGACGCACGGTATCAAGGCGGCGGCCTGCATCCGTTGCTGCTTGCCTCGCTCGCCATCGCTTTGCTGGTGGGTGTTCCGATTGCCGGTGTGCTGTCGAATCTGTTTTCGCATGCCGAATTGAATGCCAGCGCCAGCACCTTTTCGCATTTGTGGGCAACGGTACTGCCCGAATACATCGTCAACAGCGCGATCATCGCAGTCATCGTTGCCGTACTGACGGCGACGATAGGCATCGGCTGCGCATGGCTGGTGGCGGTCTTCGATTTCCCCGGCAAGAAATTTTTCGAGTGGGCACTGATTCTGCCGCTGGCGATGCCGGCCTATGTGGTGGCTTACGCCTATACCGATTTTCTGCAGTTCACCGGCCCGCTGCAAACCGGCTTGCGGACGCAGTTCGGCTGGCAGGGAGGAGATTACTGGTTTCCGCAGATTCGTTCGGTAGGCGGTGCCGGTTTGCTGTTTGCGCTGGTGTTGTATCCGTATGTGTATCTATTGGTGCGCAATGCATTTATCGAACGCAGCCCGCGCATGTGGGATGCGGCGCGCACTCTGGGCGCCGGCCCATGGCAGGCCTTCCTGCAAGTGAGTTTGCCGCTGGCGCGTCCGGCTGCTGCTGCCGGTATCGCGCTGGCCTTGATGGAAACGCTGGCCGATTACGGTGCGGTGGCTTATTTCGGCGTGCCGACATTGACGACCGGTATTTATAAATCCTGGTATATCTTTTCCGACCGCACGGCGGCTGCGCAAATTGCTGCGGTGCTGTTGATGGTTGTCATGGGATTGATGCTGCTGGAGCAGAAGAGCCGTGGTCGTGCACGTTATTACGCAGTGGGTGGGCGCAGCACTGCGCAAGCGGCAACCGTACTCACAGGGCGGCATGCGTGGGGCGCAAGCCTGTTCTGCGCATTGCCGGTACTGTTTGGCTTCTTTGTGCCCCTGATTATCTTGCTGCGCCTGCTGCTCAATGAAGATGCGCTCTCGTTTGGCACACGTTATATAGGCTGGCTGGAAAACACGATTGTGCTCGGCGGCATCACGGCCCTGATCGCGGTCGTGATATGCGTATTGATGGCGTACGCGGCGCGCGTAACGAAGAGCAGGGCGCAGGCCATCTGCAATCGCATCGTCAGCATGGGGTACGCGATTCCGGGCGCGGTGATTGCAGTCGGCATCCTGATACCGCTATCGTATATCGATGCGTGGAATAGCGAACACGGAATAGCGCTGGTATTGAGCGGTAGCGTGGTTGCGCTGGTTTATGCTTATCTGGTGCGTTTTCTCGCCGTGTCATTCCAGAGCGTGCAGGCCGGTTTGACCAAGATTACGCCGGCGATGGATGCCAGTGCGCGCAGTCTGGGGCATGGCATCGGTTCGATGCTGAGGCATATCCATGTACCGCTGTTATGGCGCAGCGTGCTGACGGCCGGCCTGCTGGTGTTTGTCGATGTGGTCAAGGAGCTTCCGGCGACCTTGACGATACGTCCGTTCAATTTCGATACGCTGGCGGTGATTACACATCAGCTGGCGTCCGACGAACGACTCGGCGAAGCGGCATTGCCGGCCTTGACGATCGTGCTGATCGCCATTGTGCCGGTAGTCATTCTGGCGCGTGCGATCGCCAGGACCAGACCTTGA
- the fbp2 gene encoding Peptidyl-prolyl cis-trans isomerase (Evidence 2a : Function of homologous gene experimentally demonstrated in an other organism; PubMedId : 1371354; Product type e : enzyme), with translation MATTSTSSGLQYEDKVVGDGAEAAAGNHVTVHYTGWLQNPDGSAGTKFDSSKDRNDPFQFPLGAGHVIKGWDEGVQGMKIGGTRTLIIPASLGYGARGAGGVIPPNATLIFEVELLGV, from the coding sequence ATGGCTACCACCTCGACCTCATCCGGTTTGCAATACGAAGACAAAGTTGTCGGCGACGGCGCAGAAGCAGCCGCAGGCAATCATGTCACCGTGCATTACACCGGCTGGCTGCAAAATCCTGACGGCAGCGCTGGCACAAAATTCGATTCCAGCAAGGATCGCAATGACCCATTCCAGTTTCCACTGGGTGCAGGCCATGTCATCAAGGGCTGGGATGAAGGCGTGCAAGGCATGAAAATCGGCGGTACCCGCACCCTGATCATTCCAGCCTCGCTGGGTTACGGTGCGCGCGGCGCAGGCGGTGTGATTCCACCGAATGCAACCCTGATTTTTGAAGTGGAATTGCTGGGCGTATAA
- the fdxA1 gene encoding Ferredoxin-1 (Ferredoxin I) (FdI) (Evidence 2a : Function of homologous gene experimentally demonstrated in an other organism; PubMedId : 2826477, 8244942, 6848518, 7120409, 3422475, 2926817, 15299532, 9600844; Product type c : carrier) produces MTHVVTDSCVLCRYTDCVDVCPVDCFREGPNFLSIDPDECIDCAVCVAECPVNAIYAEEDVPADQQHYIKLNVELSRNWPSITKTKAPLPEAEEWKDKTDKLQFLKR; encoded by the coding sequence ATGACCCACGTAGTGACCGATTCCTGCGTACTTTGCCGTTACACAGACTGTGTCGATGTATGCCCGGTGGATTGTTTTCGCGAAGGCCCGAATTTCCTGTCGATTGATCCCGATGAATGCATCGATTGCGCAGTGTGCGTGGCCGAGTGCCCGGTAAATGCAATTTATGCAGAAGAAGATGTGCCGGCCGACCAGCAACATTACATCAAGCTCAACGTCGAACTGTCGCGCAACTGGCCATCCATCACCAAAACCAAGGCGCCCTTGCCGGAAGCCGAGGAATGGAAAGACAAGACAGATAAACTGCAGTTCTTGAAACGCTGA
- a CDS encoding Acyl-CoA-binding protein (ACBP) (Evidence 2a : Function of homologous gene experimentally demonstrated in an other organism; PubMedId : 2881742, 3525533, 3663196, 1622397, 1931985, 1518047, 8358232; Product type c : carrier), which translates to MSLQEQFDQAVTDSKNLPERPDNLTLLKIYGLFKQASGGDATGEQPGMTDFVARAKWDAWNNLKGLSRDEAMQQYVDLVNDLKG; encoded by the coding sequence ATGAGCCTGCAGGAACAATTTGATCAAGCTGTGACAGATTCCAAGAATTTGCCTGAGCGTCCGGATAATCTGACCTTATTGAAAATCTATGGTTTGTTCAAACAGGCCAGCGGCGGCGATGCGACCGGTGAACAACCGGGCATGACAGATTTTGTTGCGCGCGCCAAATGGGATGCGTGGAATAATCTCAAGGGACTTTCCAGGGACGAGGCCATGCAGCAGTATGTCGATCTGGTGAATGACCTGAAAGGCTGA
- a CDS encoding conserved hypothetical protein; putative molybdopterin binding (Evidence 4 : Homologs of previously reported genes of unknown function): MGFGLIIIGDEILSGKRVDKHFPKVLELLGARGLALEWVEILGDDRARITATLKRTFASDDIVFSCGGIGATPDDHTRQCAAAALDVPVVLHPEAKQKIQERMQDMAREANVPFDLNRPENLHRLKMGEFPQGADIIPNPYNKIPGFAIRHGNGGAHYFMPGFPVMAWPMMEWILDTQYAHLFHQQAKVEKSVLVFQSMESALTPLMESIEDEYPQVKVFSLPSVGDAETRRHIELGVKGEPGQAAAAFARLIAGLDLLQVEVQYI; the protein is encoded by the coding sequence ATGGGATTCGGACTCATTATCATCGGCGATGAAATTTTGTCAGGCAAACGCGTGGACAAGCATTTCCCCAAGGTTCTGGAGTTGCTCGGCGCGCGCGGACTGGCGCTGGAGTGGGTGGAAATCCTCGGCGACGATCGCGCACGGATTACCGCGACGCTCAAGCGCACCTTTGCCAGCGATGACATCGTGTTCAGTTGCGGCGGCATAGGCGCCACGCCGGACGACCATACGCGCCAATGTGCGGCAGCGGCGCTCGATGTGCCTGTCGTTCTGCATCCGGAAGCGAAACAAAAAATCCAGGAGCGCATGCAGGACATGGCGCGCGAAGCGAACGTGCCCTTCGACTTGAACCGGCCGGAAAATCTGCATCGCCTGAAGATGGGTGAATTCCCGCAAGGGGCCGACATCATCCCCAATCCGTACAACAAGATTCCCGGTTTTGCGATTCGCCACGGCAATGGCGGCGCGCATTATTTCATGCCGGGTTTTCCGGTGATGGCGTGGCCGATGATGGAATGGATACTGGATACGCAGTATGCGCATCTGTTTCACCAACAAGCGAAAGTTGAAAAATCAGTGCTGGTTTTCCAGTCCATGGAATCGGCGCTGACGCCTCTGATGGAATCCATCGAGGATGAATATCCGCAGGTGAAAGTATTCAGCCTGCCTAGTGTGGGCGATGCAGAAACGCGGCGTCATATCGAACTGGGCGTCAAGGGCGAACCCGGGCAGGCTGCGGCTGCATTCGCCAGATTGATCGCTGGATTGGATCTGTTGCAGGTGGAAGTGCAGTATATCTAG
- a CDS encoding putative transporter (Evidence 3 : Function proposed based on presence of conserved amino acid motif, structural feature or limited homology; Product type pt : putative transporter), which translates to MRANIFVGMLALTPALCGAAELNGSGLSILWGIPFIGLLLSIALCPLLTPGFWHHHFGKLTAAWSLAFLLPCAIYFGAATAVHGAVHAFVAEFFPFLMLITSLFVVAGGICVRGNLHGTPALNTGLLAIGTVLASFMGTTGAAMLLIRPLIRANDHRKHAAHIVVFFIFLVANAGGALTPLGDPPLFLGFLKGVDFFWTVRHLFAPTLFLCSVLLIIFYLLDSHYYHKREEIKPPEQDPTPDSALRFEGKINFILLGAVVALVLISGFWKPGIAYSFFGNTVELQNLLRDGLLIVVIFLSLWLTPEGARRGNDFSWGPIQEVGKLFAGIFITIIPVIAMLRAGESGAFASIVRAVTDGNGAPINGMYFWATGILSSFLDNAPTYLVFFNTAGGDAATLMTTMAATLAAISCGAVFMGANSYIGNAPNMMVKAIAEERGIRMPSFFAYMAWSCAILIPLFVLMTFIFFV; encoded by the coding sequence ATGCGTGCAAATATCTTCGTCGGCATGCTTGCCCTGACCCCTGCACTGTGCGGTGCGGCAGAGTTGAACGGCAGCGGTTTATCCATACTGTGGGGCATTCCGTTTATCGGTTTGTTGCTGTCCATTGCCTTGTGTCCGTTGCTGACGCCTGGCTTCTGGCATCACCACTTCGGAAAATTGACGGCAGCATGGTCGCTGGCATTTCTGCTGCCGTGCGCCATCTATTTCGGCGCCGCGACCGCCGTGCATGGCGCGGTGCATGCATTTGTTGCCGAGTTTTTCCCCTTTCTGATGTTGATTACCTCGTTGTTTGTCGTGGCCGGCGGCATTTGCGTGCGCGGCAATCTGCACGGCACACCAGCGCTCAATACAGGTTTGCTGGCAATCGGTACGGTGCTGGCGAGTTTCATGGGCACCACCGGCGCGGCCATGCTGTTGATACGCCCGCTGATACGGGCCAACGATCATCGCAAGCATGCAGCGCATATCGTCGTGTTTTTCATCTTCCTGGTGGCAAATGCCGGCGGTGCCTTGACGCCGCTCGGCGATCCGCCACTCTTTCTCGGCTTCCTGAAGGGCGTGGATTTTTTCTGGACGGTGCGTCATCTGTTTGCGCCGACGCTGTTCCTGTGCAGCGTGCTGCTGATTATTTTTTATCTGCTCGATAGCCACTACTATCACAAGCGCGAAGAGATCAAGCCGCCGGAGCAGGATCCGACGCCGGATTCGGCGCTCCGTTTTGAAGGCAAAATCAATTTCATCCTGCTCGGCGCAGTGGTTGCGCTGGTATTGATCAGCGGCTTCTGGAAGCCCGGCATTGCCTACTCCTTCTTCGGCAACACGGTGGAGCTGCAAAATCTGCTGCGGGACGGCTTGCTGATCGTCGTGATTTTCCTGTCCCTGTGGCTGACGCCCGAAGGTGCACGCCGCGGCAATGATTTTTCCTGGGGGCCGATCCAGGAAGTAGGTAAATTATTTGCCGGTATTTTCATCACCATCATTCCCGTGATCGCCATGTTGCGCGCCGGCGAATCCGGTGCATTTGCAAGCATCGTACGTGCGGTGACGGATGGCAACGGTGCACCGATCAATGGCATGTATTTCTGGGCGACGGGCATACTTTCATCCTTCCTCGACAATGCGCCTACTTATCTGGTTTTCTTCAACACGGCAGGCGGCGACGCAGCCACGCTGATGACCACAATGGCGGCAACACTGGCCGCTATTTCATGCGGCGCGGTTTTCATGGGCGCCAACAGTTATATCGGCAATGCACCGAACATGATGGTGAAAGCGATCGCAGAAGAGCGCGGCATCCGTATGCCTTCGTTTTTCGCTTATATGGCCTGGTCGTGCGCGATCCTGATACCCTTGTTTGTCTTGATGACCTTTATCTTTTTCGTTTAA